Part of the Streptomyces antimycoticus genome, GTGAAGATCAGCCGGCCCTTGTGCCGGCCGTGCTGGAGCTGGATGCCGTGGACGGGGCCGGTGGCGTACCAGGAGTTCCACTGGGGCGGCATCAGCGAGGAGCTCAGATCGCGCGGGGCCGACCAGGTGGCGCCGTTGTCGTCGCTGTACTGCAGATGGGGGGAGCGGTCACAGGGGACGTCGCAGCTCTGGGAGTCGTCGCGGCCGGTGTTGTAGGTGCTGGCGAGGACGATGCGGCCGGTGCGCAGGTCCACGATGGGCGCGGGGTTGCCGTGGGTGTCGCCGCCGCCCTCGTTGATCACCTGGAGCGGACCCCAGGTGCGGCCGCCGTCGGTGGAGCGCTTGAGGACCAGGTCGATGTCCCCGGCGTCGCCGCAGTTGTCGACCCGGCCCTCGGCGAACGCGAGCAGGGAGCCGTCCTTGGCTTTGACGATCGCCGGGATCCGGAAGCACGAGTAGCCCTGTTCCTGGGCAGACTTGAAGAGGACCTGCTGTTCGAAGCCGGAGTCGGCACGGGCCGCGGACGCGGAGGAATCCGTGTCCGCGGCCCGTACCGGAAGCGGGATCAGGGCCAGCGCCGCGGCGGTGAGGAGCACGGAGGCGCGGCGCCGCCATGGTCTGGCACGGGGGTGGGGTGGTCTGGTGCGGGGACGTGTGCGGAGAACTGACGCCATGGTCACGGCCTGCCCTTCAGACTGCCTCATGGAGGCATCGGCATCTGGACGTCAAGGCCGTCGGGCATCGCGCCAGGAGGCATCACACCGTCAGGACATCAAGACATCCCATGTCTCACACATGACTGCGGCAGAAAGTGTCTCGTCCTGCGGTCGTCCGGGACAAGGACCGTGCGTCATATCCTCGTGACCCTGGGCAAGTTGAGGTGAGGCGGGGCGTGAGAGGGCGGCGCCCGCCCCCGTCCGCGCCCCGCTCCCCGGCCACCCACTGCTCCGGGCCGCGCCCCGCTCCCCGGCCACCCCACGGCCCCCGGTCGCGCCCCGCTTCGGTCAGCTCATGGCCGACTGGCCCGCTGTGATGACCCTGTCCAGCAGCGATCGGGACAGCTCGAGCTCCTCGATGGCCGCGGTCATCCGCTCCCGCTCCGCCCGCAGCTCGCCCAGCAGATCCGGGCAGGTGGGCACGAGGTGCTCACCGTCGTCGTCGCGGAGGCAGGGCAGGACCTGGGAGATGGTCGCCGTCGAGAGCCCGGCCGCCAGCAGCGCGCGGATGCGCCGCACCACCGCCACATCGGACACCCGGTATGCGCGATAGCCGCTGGGCAGCCGCTCGGGCTGGAGGAGGCCCTGCTGTTCGTAGTAGCGCAGCAGCCGTTCGCTCACCCCGGTACGGCGGGACAGCTCGCCGATCCGCATGGGCCCTCCCCCTCACGCCCCGGAACCCTCTTCACGCCCCGGAACTCTCCAACGGATGTCAGAGTTTACGGCTCGGGCGCACGCCATCGCACAGGACGCGCTCGGTGAGGCTCTGCAGGGCCGCCTCGGCCCGGAGCAGCTGCTCGTCGTCGTCGGTCTTGCCGCTGGAACTGATGGTCACCGAGCGCCGCCCGCCCTCGGTGAAGCCGGTCCGCACCGTGGCGCCTTCGAGGTCGCCGCCGTGGCCCCAGCGGTAGCCGCCGCAGCTCAGCGGCTGCCGCATCATCCCGAGCCCGTATTGGGCATGGGGGAAGGCCACCTCGAAGTCCGGTCCGACGGGGACGGTCCGGCGCATCTCGGCCAGCTGCGCCGGGGGCAGCAGACGGCCGCCCAGCAGCGCGGTGAAGAACCGGTCCAGATCGCGGTCGGTGCTGATGAGCGAACCGGCCGCACCGCCCCAGGAGACGTTCCGGAGCGTGGTGTCCGTCCAGGTGCCGGAGCCGGGGAAGCGCTGGTACGTATGCGCGTACGGGGCCTTCAGTCGCGGATCGTCCCCGGGCTCATAGGTCCCGGTCAGGCCCAGCGGACGGATGATGCGGTCGCGGACCTCCTCCGGCCATGCGCGTCCGGTGACCTTCTGGATGATCATTCCGGCGAGGACATAGCCGGGGTTGGAGTAGTTCCAGTCGGGCTCGGGGTCATCGGCCGGGGCGGGAGGGAAGTCGGGCCGGTGCTTCATCGCCCCGGCGACCACCTGCTCGGGGGAGACATGGTCGAACCGGGTCCGATCGAAGTCCGCCGCAGAGTCGCCGGTGTCATCGCTGTAGTCGTAGTTGTGGATGCCGCTGGTGTGCTGGAGCAGGTTCCTGACGGTGATCTGGCGGCCGTCGTTGCCGTTGCCGCTCACCACACCCGGCAGCCACTTGTTCACCGGATCGCTCAGCGAGAGCCGCCCCTCGGCGACCAGTTGGAGCACGACGGTGGCCACGAAGGACTTGGTGACGCTCGCGGCCCGGTAGTGCGCCCCGAACGGCACCGGACGGCCGGTGTTCAGCTCCGCCTCGCCCGCGCGGGCGTGGATCCGGCGGTGGCCGTCGCGCACCTCCACGGTCAGTCCGATGAAACCCGCGTTCTCGAGGGTCCGGGCCACCTCGCGGCGCAACTCGTCCTCGGTGAGCCGGTGGTCGGGGGAGTCGGAGCGGGGCACTACGGGCGCCTCCGGCGCTGTGGGGGCTCCGGGTGCGGAGGTGGTGGCGGCGGCCGGGACAGCGGCCGCACCGCCGAGGAGGGCGGCGGTGACGGCGGCGGCCGCGGCGAGGCGTAAACGAGGGCGCTTCGTGGGTGCGTTCATGCCTCACCAGCCTCCGGGTACGGCGGCGCCCCGGCCATGCGGCAAGCCCCCGCGTAAGAGTGGGGACTGCCCCATGGCCGGAGCCCCTGGCAGGAGCCCCACGGCCGGAGCCCCATGGCCGGGCTGCTCCGGCCGGTCGCAGGCTCGGGGACCGGCCGACCGCCAGGGGGCGGTCGATCGCTCGGGGGCGGTCAGATGCTCGTGGCCGGTCAGATGCTCGGGGCCGGTCAGGCGCTCGGGGCGGGTCAGGCCGACGAGCCGCTGTCCACCACCAGATCCGTGCCGACTACGGAGCCCGCCGCCGGTGAGGCGAGGTAGAGCACGGCCGCCGCGATCTCCCCCGCCTCCGCTATCCGGCCCAGCGGATTCTCGGACTTCATCCGCTCGGCGCGGTCGGCCTCGGTCTCACCGGGCCGCAGGGACATGGGGGCGTCGGAGGCGCCGGGGCTGACCGCGTTGATCCGGATTCCCTGGTGGACGTGGTCGAGCGCGGCGGCCCGGGTCAGTGTGGCGACCGCCGCCTTGGAGGTGCTGTACGCGCCGAGGCCCGGGACGCGGAGGTGGGCGCCGAGGTTGGAGGAGACATTGACGATCGCCCCGCCGCCGTGGTCCTTCATATGTGCGATCTGGTGCTTCATCGCCAGCCAGACACCGGTGACATTGGTGCGCAGCACCGCCTCCCAGTCCTCCTCGCTGACCTCTCCGAGGCGCCCCTGGCCACGCATGATCCCGGCGTTGTTGACCGCGATGTCCAGTCCGCCGAAGCGGGTGACGGCCTGGTGCACCAGCTCCCGCAGTTGCCCGGAGTCGGTGACATCGGCGGGCACGGCGGCGGCCCGGCCATCGGCGGCCTCGATCAGGCGGACCGTCCCGGCCAGGGTGGACGCGGTGCGCCCCGCGGCCACCACGGACGCGCCTTCGGCGGCGAAGGCGAGCGCGATGGCACGGCCGAGGCCGGTGCCCGCTCCGGTGACGAGGGCGGTCTTTCCGATGAAGCGGTTCACTGCACGGCTCCTTGAGGAAGCGAGGAGGGACGGGATGGACGGGTCCGCTGGACGCGGAGGTTCAGGGCGGCGACGAGGGCGAGCACGGCCCCCGTCGCGGCGAGGGAGACGGCATCGCTGCCGAAGGTGAGCACGATGGCGAAGACCACGGTCGGGCCGAGCTCCATCGCCGTGTTCAGCACCCCGCCCGCGAGCCCGGTCCGCTCGGGCGGCACCCCGTGGGTGGTGAGCACGGCGGCCCCGGCGAAGGAGGCGGCGGCGCCGGCCGGCAGCAGCACCAGCCCCGGCAACAGCGCGGAGGCATACGGGGTGTGCGGGTCGAGCCCGGTGAGGGCGAGCAGGACCAGCCCGGCCGCGGCCGTGGCCAGCCCGGCGGCGGTGATGACGCGCGGGCCGAAGCGGGCTATCAGCGGCCCGGCCGCCCGCCCCGAGGCGAGCAGGGCGATGGCGAACGGCACAAAGGCGGCCGAGGTCGCCAACGGTGACCAGTCACGGTCCTGCTGGAGATGGAGCGAGAGGGTCACAAAGGTCATCGCGGTCGCGCAGGCGCTGAGCGCGATGGCCGTGAGGGCGAGGGCCCGCCGCCGGTTCAGCAGGAAGCGGGGCGGCAGCAGCGGATCGCCGGCCCGGCGCTCGGCGTACCAGAACGCGACGAGCAGCGCGGCCCCGATGAGCAGGGGCACCAGCACCCCGGCCGACGACCAGGGCAGGGCGTCGGTGACCACGAGCCCGTAACTGGCCAGCGTGATACCGGCCGTGGCCAGCAGCGCGCCCGGCAGATCGAGCGTCCGGCCCCGGCTCGGCGCGGTGTCCGGCAGCAGCCGGGGCGCGAGGGCGAGCGCGGCCGCGGCCACCGCAAGGGGCACGGCGAAGCTCCAGCGCCAGGACAGCAACTCGGCTATGACGCCGGAGACCAGATTGCCCGCCGTCGCGCCGAGCACCGAGAGCCCGCCCCAGGTGGCCATCGCCCTGCCATAGGCGGCGGGGGTGGGGAAGACGGCCCGCAGTACGGCCATTGCGGCGGGTGCGATCAGGGCCGCCCCCGCGCCCTGGGCGAACCGGGCCATGAGCAGTGTCCCGATGCCGGGGGAGAACGGGGCGGCGGCCGAGGCGGCGGCGAAGACGATGAGCCCGGCGGTGAGGGCGCGCCGCCCGCCGTAGCGGTCGGACAGGCGCGCGCCGAAGAGCAGCAGCCCGGCGAAGGTGAGCCCATAGGCGGCGCTGAGCAGGATCAGATCGGTCCGCTCCAGGCCGAAGGCGCGGCCGATCTCGGGCAGCGGCACGGCGATCGCCGCGAGCGTGAAGATCAGGGTGATCTGGACGGAGCCGAGCAGGGCGAAGGCGTGGCGATGGTGCGTCGTACTGGTGGCGGCGGTGCCGGTGCCGCGCGAGGTGTCGGCGACGGTCATCTGTCCCCCAATATTTGACCGATCGTTTTAATATGCGGGCATACGAATGGGCTCTGTCTCACTCCCGTGATCGTGATGTGGTGCGGCCCGGGCCGAGGCGGGTCCGGCCGCTACGTCGGGCCGCCGAGGTCGGGCCGCCGAGGTCGGGCTGGAGAGGTCGGGCTGGAGAGGTCGAGTCGGAGAGGTCGGGTCGGAGGCGTCAGGCCATGGAGGTCAGTCCAGCAGTGCCAGCGCCTGCTCCGCGGCGTCCCGCACCCGGGCCGGGTCGTCCGACGCCTTGCCGACCACCCGCAGCCCCTGCATCAGCACGAACAGCATCCGCGCCAGTGCGCGGGGGTCGCGGTCCTCGGAAAGCTCCCCCTGGGCCTGGGCCCGTATCAGCGCGGAACACAACGGGGTCTCCACGTGATCCCAGCTCAGCTCCACCCGGCGGGCGGCCGCCGGGTCATGTGGGGCCAGCTCGGCCGCCGTGTTGGTCACCAGGCAGCCGGCCAGCCGCTTCTCCGGGGAGGCGGCCTCCTCGGCGAAGCGCCGCACCACCGCCCGCACCGCGGGCAGCGCCGGGCCCGGCTGGGACAGCTCGGTCAGCAGGGACGGGTCGCGCGTCTCCGCATAGCGGTCCATGGCCTTCAGATACAGCTCGTGCTTGCTGCCGAAGGTCGCGTAGATACTGGCGCGGCCGATGCCGAGATAATCGACGAGGTCCGCCATCGAGGTCGCTTCATAGCCGCGCTGCCAGAACAGCTCGAGAGCCGACTGCAGGGCGGCCTCCGGGTCGAATTCCTTCGTTCTGGCCATGCCTCAACCGTAGCACCTAACCAGAACGAGCGGTCAAGAACACTTTCGAGTGAAGGCCCGGATCTGGAACGCATGTACGGGACCCGGTGGCGCGGTGTACGAGCCCGGTAGGGGCCGGCCGACGCAGGGGGCGCTCCTCGTCGGCCGGCCCGCCAACCCGTGCAGCGGGCGGACCGCTTCTCAGGTCCCGCCGACCGCTGTCCGCAGAGCGAGTCGCTGCTCGCCCGCGTACACGTTCATCGAAGTGCCGCGGAGGAAGCCGACCAGGGTCAGCCCCGCCTCCGCCGCCAGATCCACCGCCAGCGAGGAGGGCGCCGACACCGCCGCCAGCACCGGGATCCCCGCCATCACCGCCTTCTGCGCCAGCTCGAAGGAGGCGCGGCCCGAAACCATCAGCACCGACCCCGACAGCGGCAGCAGACCCTGCTGGAGCGCCCGGCCCACCAGCTTGTCCACCGCGTTGTGCCGGCCCACGTCCTCCCGCAGGTCCAGCAGCTCACCGTCCGGGGTGAACAGCCCCGCCGCGTGCAGCCCGCCGGTCCGGTCGAAGACGCGCTGCGCCGCGCGGAGCCGGTCGGGGAGCACGGAGAGCGTCTCCGGCTCGATCCGGACCGGAGGGCTTACGCCGTTCGCCCCGTCTCCGAGGCCGTCCGCGACCGGCCAGCGCGCGGTCGTCCGCACCGCGTCCAGGCTGGCCTTGCCGCACAGCCCGCAGGAGGACGTCGTATAGACGTTGCGCTCCAGGGTGATGTCCGGGACCGGCACGCCCGGTGCGAGCGTCACATCCACCACGTTGTAGGTGTTGGAGCCGTCCTCGGTGGCGCCCGCGCAGTAGACGATGTTCGCCAGCTCGTCGGCCCGGCCGAGGACGCCCTCGCTCACCAGGAACCCGGCGGCGAGGGCGAAGTCGTCGCCCGGTGTGCGCATGGTGATCGCCAGTGGTTTGCCGTTCAGCCGGATCTCCAGCGGCTCCTCCGCCACCAGGGTGTCCGGCCGGGTGCTGATCGCCCCGTCCCGGATGCGGATGACGCGGCGTCGCTCGGTGACCCGTCCCATGTCGATCAGTCCCGGTTCTGTGCGTGGTTCTGTACGTGCTGGTACCCGAAACGGCCCTTGATGCACAGGTTCCCGTGGGTGACGGGATTGTCGTGCGGCGAGGTGACCTTCACGATCTCATTGTCCTGCACATGGAGGGTGAGGTTGCACCCCACACCACAGTAGGCGCATACCGTCGTCGTCTCCGTCTGGGCCGACTCGTCCCACGCCCCGGCCGCCCGCATGTCGAACTCCGTCTTGAAGCTCAGCGCGCCGGTCGGGCACACCTCGATGCAGTTGCCGCAGTAGACACACGCGGAGTCGGTGAGGGGCGCGTCGTGCTCGGTGGAGATCCGGGCGTCGAAGCCGCGGCCCGCGACCGCGATCGCGAAGGTGTTCTGCCACTGGTCGCCGCAGGCGTCCACGCACTTGTAGCAGAGGATGCATTTGTCGTAGTCGCGGACGTACAGGTCGTTGTCGACCTTCGGCTCCTCGTCCACCCGGGCGGCGTCCGCGCCGAAGCGGTCCGGCTCGGCCCCGTACTCCTCGATCCACTCGGCCGCGCGCGGGGTCGTCGACAGATCGGTGGAGGAGGCCAGCAGTTCCAGGACGACCTTACGGCTGTGCCGGGCGCGCTCGGTGTCCGTGCGCACCTCCATGCCCGGCTCCACCCGGCGGGAACAGGCCGGGGCGAGGGTGCGGGCGCCCTCCACCTCCACCACACACACCCGGCAGGCGTTCTTCGGGTGAGCGTGTCGCCCTGGCACAGGGTCGGGACGTCCTTGCCCGCGGCGCGGCACGCGTCCAGCAGGGTGCTGTCCTCCGGGGCGCGGACCGGCTCGCCGTCCAGGGTGAGGTCCACCAGACGGCGCGGGGGTCGCAGCGGTATCGCGGTCACTTGAAGGCTCCCAGGCGGTCGATGGCGGACTCCACGGCGTTCCAGGCGGTCTGGCCAAGACCGCAGATCGAGGCGTCCCGCATGGCCTGGCCGACCTCGCGCAGCAGCGCGATGTCCCCGGCCGCGGCGGCGCCCGTAAGGTCCTTGATCCGGTGCAGCGCCTCCTCCTGCCGTACGGTGCCCACCCGGCAGGGGACGCACTGACCGCAGGACTCGTCGCGGAAGAACTCCGCGATGCGCAGCAGGATGCGGGGCAGGTCGACGCTGTCGTCCAGGACCAGCACCACTCCCGAGCCGAGGGTGGTGCCCGCGGCGCGCGTGCCCTCGAAGGTCAGCGGGACGTCCAGCTCGTCGGGGCGTACGAAGCCGCCCGCCGCGCCGCCGAGCAGCACCGCGCGCAGGGTCTCGGGCGGCCCCGCGAGCTCCAGCAGCTCGCCCAGTGTCGCCCCGAACGGCAGCTCGTAGACGCCGGGCCGGGCGACCGCGCCGGAGACGCAGAACAGCTTGGTGCCGGTGGAGGTGCCGGTACCGGTGCGGGCATATGCCTGCGCACCCTCGATCAGAATCGGCAACACATTGACCAGCGTCTCCACGTTGTTGACCGCGGTCGGCTTGCCGAACAGCCCCTTCTCGACCGGGAACGGCGGTTTGCTGCGCGGTTCACCGCGCTGCCCCTCGATCGAGTTGAAGATCGCGGTCTCCTCACCGCAGATGTACGCGCCCGCGCCGCGCCGGATCTCGATGTCGAACGCGAACCCCTGCCCCATGACGTCCCCACCGAGGAAGCCGCGGGCCCGGGCCCGGTCGATGGCGGTGCGCAGCCGGCGCAGCGCACGGGGGTACTCGCCGCGCAGATACAGATAGCCGCGGTGGGCCCCGGTCGCATAGCCCGCGATGGTCATGGCCTCGATCAGGGCGTACGGATCGCCCTCCATCAGGACCCGGTCCTTGAAGGTGCCCGGTTCGCTCTCGTCGGCGTTGCAGACCAGATAGTGCGGATGGTCGGGCTGCTGGGCGGTGGCCGCCCACTTCCGCCCGGTCGGGAACGCGGCCCCGCCCCGCCCGACCAGCCCCGCCTCGGTGACCTCCCGGATCACCCCGGCGGGCCCGAGCGTGAACGCGCGCCGCAGGGCGGCGTATCCGCCGTGGGTGCGGTAGTCGTCGAGCGACCCCGGGTCCACCACCCCGACCCGGCGCAGCAGCACCAGGCCGTCGGCGCCGGTCTGGGGGACCGCGGCCGCCGCGGGCGGTTCGGCCGGCGCGTCGTGCGGCGCCGACGCCGCGTCGGCCACCGCCTCGGCCGTGGCGGGGGCGACGATCGCGGCCTGCGGGGCCTCGCCCGCGCGGATCGCCAGGGCCGCCGGGGCGCGCTCGCACAGGCCCAGACACGGGCTGGGCTGCCAGACGGCTCCGGATCCGGCCGAGCCCGCCGGGCCCAGGTCCCGTTCGAGCTCCGTGCACACCCGCGCGGAGCCCCGGGCCGCGCACGCCAGATCCGTGCAGACGTGGACGACGGTCGCCGGACGGGGTTTCACCGCGAACATCGCGTAGAAGGTCGCGACCCCGTAGCCCTCCGCCGGAGGGACCGTCAGCCGGCGGCACAGATAGTCCAGGCCGCCCTCGCTGATCCAGCCCACCCGGTCGTTGAGGGCATGCAGTCCCGGCAACAGCAGCTCGCGCCGCTCACGTGCCTCGCGGCCGCCGCGCGCCCAGCGCAGATCCGTGTCGTTGCGGTCGTCCGCGCCCTCCCAGGCGGATTCGGGCGGGCCGAGCAGGGCGTCGACCGCCGCCCGCTCCTCGTCCGTGGGCTTGCCGGCACCGAAGCGCAGATCCACGGTCAGCTCCTTACGGCGGTCACGGGAATCTTCTCGATCCTTATGGCCGACGCCTTGAACTCCGCCGTCCCCGCGATGGGGCAGTTCGCCTCGATCGTCAGGGAGTTGGTGTCCACCTCGTCGGGGAAGTGCATGGTCATGAAGGCGAGCCCCGGCCGCAGCCCGGGATCGATCCACACCGGCGCCACCACAGAGCCGCGCCGCGAGGTGACCCGCACCCGCTCCTCGGTCTCCACCCGGTAGCGGGCCGCGTCCTCCGGGCACAGCTCGATGTACTCGCCGCGCCGCAGCGGAGAGGCGAAACCCCCGCTCTGCACCCCGGTGTTGTACGAGTCCAGGCGCCGTCCGGTGGTGAGCCGGATCGGATAGGCGTCATCGGTCAGATCGACCGGCGGATCGTGCTTCACGGGGCCGAAGGGGGCGAGGTCGCCGCGCCGCGCCGGATCGTTCTCCCACAGACGGCCGTGCAGATAGGTGGGCTCGAGGCGGTCGGTGCTGGGGCAGGGCCACTGGATGCCCTGGTGCTCCTCCAGCCGCTCGTAGGTCATGCCGAAGTGGTCGGGGGACACGGCGCGCAGCTCGTTCCACACCTCCTCCGCGCCCTCGAACTTCCAGTCGTGGCCGAGCCGTCGCGCCAGCTCGCAGATGATGTCGATGTCCTCGCGCGCCTCGCCCGGCGGCTCCACGGCCTTGCGCACCCGCTGGACGCGCCGCTCGCTGTTGGTGGTGGTGCCCTCCGTCTCGCACCAGCCGGCGGTCGCCGGGAGCACCACATCGGCCAGCTCGGCGGTCCTGGTGAGGAAGATGTCCTGGACCACCAGGTGTTCCAGCGACTCCAGCCGCCGGACGGCCTGTTCGGTGTCGGCCTCGGACTGGGCCGGGTTCTCGCCGATGCAGTAGACGGCGCGCAGTTCGCCGGCCTCCATGGCCTCGAACATCTCGGTGAGGTTCAGCCCGTAGCGCGGCTGGATGACCACGTCCCAGGCGCGCTCGAACTTGGACCGGGTGGGCGGGTCCAGGATGTCCTGGAAGCCGGGCAGCCGGTTGGGGATGGCGCCCATGTCGCCGCCGCCCTGGACGTTGTTCTGGCCGCGCAGCGGCTGCAGTCCGCAGCCGTACCGGCCGACATGGCCGGTCAGCAGGGACAGATTGATCAGCGCCCGGACGTTGTCGGTGCCGTTGTGGTGCTCGGTGATGCCGAGCGTCCAGCACAGCTGGGCGCGCTCGGCGGTGGCGTAGGCGTGCGCGAGATCGCGGATGGCGTCCGCGGGGACGCCCGTGACCTTCTCCGCGACGCTCAGCGTCCAGGGCTCCACATGGGCGGCGTACTCCTCGAAGCCACTGGTGGCGCGCTCGATGAAGGAGCGGTTGGCGAGTCCCGCGTGGATGATCTCGCGGCCCACGGCGTGGGCGAGCGGGATGTCGGTGCCGACGTTGAGCCCCAGCCAGCTCTCGGCCCATTCGGCGGTCGAGGTGCGGCGCGGATCGACGGCGTACATCCGGGCGCCGTTGCGGATGCCCTTGAGGACGTGCTGGAAGAAGATCGGGTGCGCGAAGCGGGCGTTGGAGCCCCACATCACGATGAGATCGGTGTCCTCGACCTCCGCGTACGACGACGTGCCGCCGCCGGAGCCGAAGACGGCGGACAGCCCCGCGACGCTGGGCGCGTGGCAGGTGCGGTTGCACGAGTCGACGTTGTTGGTGCCCATCACCACTCGGGCGAACTTCTGGGCCACGTAATTCATCTCGTTGGTGGCGCGGGCGCAGGAGAACATGCCGAACGCGTCGGGCCC contains:
- a CDS encoding MerR family transcriptional regulator, which gives rise to MRIGELSRRTGVSERLLRYYEQQGLLQPERLPSGYRAYRVSDVAVVRRIRALLAAGLSTATISQVLPCLRDDDGEHLVPTCPDLLGELRAERERMTAAIEELELSRSLLDRVITAGQSAMS
- a CDS encoding serine hydrolase domain-containing protein, whose amino-acid sequence is MNAPTKRPRLRLAAAAAVTAALLGGAAAVPAAATTSAPGAPTAPEAPVVPRSDSPDHRLTEDELRREVARTLENAGFIGLTVEVRDGHRRIHARAGEAELNTGRPVPFGAHYRAASVTKSFVATVVLQLVAEGRLSLSDPVNKWLPGVVSGNGNDGRQITVRNLLQHTSGIHNYDYSDDTGDSAADFDRTRFDHVSPEQVVAGAMKHRPDFPPAPADDPEPDWNYSNPGYVLAGMIIQKVTGRAWPEEVRDRIIRPLGLTGTYEPGDDPRLKAPYAHTYQRFPGSGTWTDTTLRNVSWGGAAGSLISTDRDLDRFFTALLGGRLLPPAQLAEMRRTVPVGPDFEVAFPHAQYGLGMMRQPLSCGGYRWGHGGDLEGATVRTGFTEGGRRSVTISSSGKTDDDEQLLRAEAALQSLTERVLCDGVRPSRKL
- a CDS encoding SDR family NAD(P)-dependent oxidoreductase is translated as MNRFIGKTALVTGAGTGLGRAIALAFAAEGASVVAAGRTASTLAGTVRLIEAADGRAAAVPADVTDSGQLRELVHQAVTRFGGLDIAVNNAGIMRGQGRLGEVSEEDWEAVLRTNVTGVWLAMKHQIAHMKDHGGGAIVNVSSNLGAHLRVPGLGAYSTSKAAVATLTRAAALDHVHQGIRINAVSPGASDAPMSLRPGETEADRAERMKSENPLGRIAEAGEIAAAVLYLASPAAGSVVGTDLVVDSGSSA
- a CDS encoding MFS transporter; amino-acid sequence: MTVADTSRGTGTAATSTTHHRHAFALLGSVQITLIFTLAAIAVPLPEIGRAFGLERTDLILLSAAYGLTFAGLLLFGARLSDRYGGRRALTAGLIVFAAASAAAPFSPGIGTLLMARFAQGAGAALIAPAAMAVLRAVFPTPAAYGRAMATWGGLSVLGATAGNLVSGVIAELLSWRWSFAVPLAVAAAALALAPRLLPDTAPSRGRTLDLPGALLATAGITLASYGLVVTDALPWSSAGVLVPLLIGAALLVAFWYAERRAGDPLLPPRFLLNRRRALALTAIALSACATAMTFVTLSLHLQQDRDWSPLATSAAFVPFAIALLASGRAAGPLIARFGPRVITAAGLATAAAGLVLLALTGLDPHTPYASALLPGLVLLPAGAAASFAGAAVLTTHGVPPERTGLAGGVLNTAMELGPTVVFAIVLTFGSDAVSLAATGAVLALVAALNLRVQRTRPSRPSSLPQGAVQ
- a CDS encoding TetR/AcrR family transcriptional regulator: MARTKEFDPEAALQSALELFWQRGYEATSMADLVDYLGIGRASIYATFGSKHELYLKAMDRYAETRDPSLLTELSQPGPALPAVRAVVRRFAEEAASPEKRLAGCLVTNTAAELAPHDPAAARRVELSWDHVETPLCSALIRAQAQGELSEDRDPRALARMLFVLMQGLRVVGKASDDPARVRDAAEQALALLD
- the fdhD gene encoding formate dehydrogenase accessory sulfurtransferase FdhD; its protein translation is MGRVTERRRVIRIRDGAISTRPDTLVAEEPLEIRLNGKPLAITMRTPGDDFALAAGFLVSEGVLGRADELANIVYCAGATEDGSNTYNVVDVTLAPGVPVPDITLERNVYTTSSCGLCGKASLDAVRTTARWPVADGLGDGANGVSPPVRIEPETLSVLPDRLRAAQRVFDRTGGLHAAGLFTPDGELLDLREDVGRHNAVDKLVGRALQQGLLPLSGSVLMVSGRASFELAQKAVMAGIPVLAAVSAPSSLAVDLAAEAGLTLVGFLRGTSMNVYAGEQRLALRTAVGGT
- a CDS encoding NADH-ubiquinone oxidoreductase-F iron-sulfur binding region domain-containing protein codes for the protein MDLRFGAGKPTDEERAAVDALLGPPESAWEGADDRNDTDLRWARGGREARERRELLLPGLHALNDRVGWISEGGLDYLCRRLTVPPAEGYGVATFYAMFAVKPRPATVVHVCTDLACAARGSARVCTELERDLGPAGSAGSGAVWQPSPCLGLCERAPAALAIRAGEAPQAAIVAPATAEAVADAASAPHDAPAEPPAAAAVPQTGADGLVLLRRVGVVDPGSLDDYRTHGGYAALRRAFTLGPAGVIREVTEAGLVGRGGAAFPTGRKWAATAQQPDHPHYLVCNADESEPGTFKDRVLMEGDPYALIEAMTIAGYATGAHRGYLYLRGEYPRALRRLRTAIDRARARGFLGGDVMGQGFAFDIEIRRGAGAYICGEETAIFNSIEGQRGEPRSKPPFPVEKGLFGKPTAVNNVETLVNVLPILIEGAQAYARTGTGTSTGTKLFCVSGAVARPGVYELPFGATLGELLELAGPPETLRAVLLGGAAGGFVRPDELDVPLTFEGTRAAGTTLGSGVVLVLDDSVDLPRILLRIAEFFRDESCGQCVPCRVGTVRQEEALHRIKDLTGAAAAGDIALLREVGQAMRDASICGLGQTAWNAVESAIDRLGAFK
- a CDS encoding molybdopterin oxidoreductase family protein, translated to MARNRQRNRQQKQYPRLTHPLVRDSVSGELRRASWDEALSRATAGFRAVTAAHGPDAFGMFSCARATNEMNYVAQKFARVVMGTNNVDSCNRTCHAPSVAGLSAVFGSGGGTSSYAEVEDTDLIVMWGSNARFAHPIFFQHVLKGIRNGARMYAVDPRRTSTAEWAESWLGLNVGTDIPLAHAVGREIIHAGLANRSFIERATSGFEEYAAHVEPWTLSVAEKVTGVPADAIRDLAHAYATAERAQLCWTLGITEHHNGTDNVRALINLSLLTGHVGRYGCGLQPLRGQNNVQGGGDMGAIPNRLPGFQDILDPPTRSKFERAWDVVIQPRYGLNLTEMFEAMEAGELRAVYCIGENPAQSEADTEQAVRRLESLEHLVVQDIFLTRTAELADVVLPATAGWCETEGTTTNSERRVQRVRKAVEPPGEAREDIDIICELARRLGHDWKFEGAEEVWNELRAVSPDHFGMTYERLEEHQGIQWPCPSTDRLEPTYLHGRLWENDPARRGDLAPFGPVKHDPPVDLTDDAYPIRLTTGRRLDSYNTGVQSGGFASPLRRGEYIELCPEDAARYRVETEERVRVTSRRGSVVAPVWIDPGLRPGLAFMTMHFPDEVDTNSLTIEANCPIAGTAEFKASAIRIEKIPVTAVRS